In one window of Erinaceus europaeus chromosome 17, mEriEur2.1, whole genome shotgun sequence DNA:
- the LOC103122816 gene encoding olfactory receptor 51I2-like: protein MESFGANISSPSSFLLTGFPEMEGLEHWIAALLLLLYAISIVGNTLILFIIKEEQSLHQPMYYFLSLLSVNDLGVSFSTLPTVLAAMCFHAPETAFDACLSQMFFIHFFSWTESGILLAMSFDRYVAICNPLRYATVLTDTRVAHMGLFIIIRSFCMVFPLPFLLKRLPFCRANVLTHSYCLHPDLIRLPCGDTTINSMYGLFIVISAFGVDSVLILLSYVLILRSVLAIASQDERLKTLNTCVSHICAVLIFYVPMVSVSMVHRFGTQAPEHAHKFISLVYLFVPPMLNPIIYSIKTKEIRKRLQKMLLGPKF, encoded by the coding sequence ATGGAAAGTTTTGGGGCTAACATCTCGAGCCCTTCCAGCTTCCTGCTAACAGGTTTTCCAGAGATGGAGGGTCTGGAGCACTGGATAGCTGCCCTCCTCCTTCTGCTGTATGCTATCTCCATCGTGGGCAACACCCTCATTCTCTTCATCATAAAGGAGGAGCAGAGTTTGCACCAGCCAATGTACTATTTCCTGTCCTTGCTGTCTGTCAATGACCTGGGTGTGTCCTTTTCTACTTTGCCCACTGTACTGGCAGCCATGTGCTTTCATGCCCCAGAGACTGCCTTTGATGCCTGCCTGAGCCAGATGTTCTTCATTCACTTTTTCTCCTGGACAGAGTCTGGGATCCTGCTGGCCATGAGTTTTGATCGCTACGTGGCCATCTGTAACCCACTGCGTTATGCCACAGTGCTCACTGATACACGTGTGGCTCACATGGGTCTATTCATCATCATCCGCAGCTTCTGCATGGTCTTCCCTCTGCCTTTCCTTCTCAAGAGGTTGCCTTTTTGTAGAGCCAATGTGCTAACCCATTCCTATTGCTTGCACCCAGATCTGATCCGCCTGCCCTGTGGAGATACCACCATCAACAGCATGTATGGCCTGTTCATTGTCATCTCTGCCTTCGGTGTGGACTCTGTCCTCATCCTCCTCTCCTATGTACTCATACTGCGATCTGTGTTGGCCATTGCCTCTCAGGACGAGAGGCTTAAGACACTCAACACATGTGTATCACACATCTGCGCTGTGCTCATCTTCTATGTACCCATGGTCAGTGTGTCCATGGTGCATCGATTTGGGACGCAAGCTCCCGAGCATGCGCACAAGTTCATATCCCTGGTGTATCTCTTCGTGCCCCCAATGCTTAACCCGATTATCTATTCCATTAAGACGAAAGAAATTCGTAAGAGACTACAGAAAATGTTATTAGGACCTAAGTTCTGA
- the LOC103122815 gene encoding olfactory receptor 51I2-like, translating to MGANLHNTSDLPPFILTGIPGLETSQQWLFLLLGTLYAVSIVGNTLILYIVKEEQSLHQPMYYFLSLLSVNDLGVSFSTLPTVLVTFCFQVRTISFDSCMAQMFFIHFFSFLESGILLVMSFDRYVAICNPLRYATVLTDARVVFMSLSVIVRSFCMVFPLPFLLKRLPFCKVNILSHAYCLHPDLIRLPCGDITINNIFGLFIVISTFGLDSALILLSYGLILRSVLAIASREERMKTLNTCVSHMCAVLIFYVPMIGVSMAARYGRQALECVHTLLSLIYLFVPPMLNPVIYSIKTKEIRRRLCKMLLGARF from the coding sequence ATGGGGGCTAACCTCCATAACACTTCAGATCTGCCTCCTTTCATCCTGACAGGGATCCCAGGACTGGAGACTTCCCAACAGTGGCTGTTTCTGCTCCTGGGAACCCTCTATGCTGTCTCCATTGTGGGCAATACCCTCATCCTTTACATTGTCAAGGAGGAGCAGAGCTTGCATCAGCCTATGTACTACTTCTTATCTCTGCTGTCAGTTAATGACCTAGGCGTGTCTTTTTCCACACTGCCCACGGTTCTGGTTACATTTTGTTTCCAGGTGAGAACGATAAGCTTTGACTCTTGCATGGCTCAAATGTTCTTCAtccacttcttctccttcttggaGTCAGGGATCTTGCTGGTCATGAGCtttgaccgctatgtggccatctgtaaCCCTCTGCGTTACGCCACAGTGCTTACGGATGCCCGAGTGGTCTTCATGAGCCTGTCTGTCATTGTTCGCAGTTTCTGCATGGTGTTCCCACTGCCTTTCCTTCTGAAGAGGCTGCCCTTCTGCAAGGTCAACATCCTCTCCCATGCCTACTGCTTGCACCCTGATCTGATTCGCCTTCCTTGTGGTGACATCACCATCAACAACATTTTTGGTCTATTCATTGTCATCTCTACTTTTGGTCTGGACTCTGCACTGATTCTCCTCTCCTATGGGCTCATACTGCGCTCTGTGCTTGCCATTGCATCTCGGGAGGAGCGGATGAAGACCCTCAATACATGTGTGTCACACATGTGTGCTGTGCTCATCTTCTATGTGCCCATGATTGGTGTGTCCATGGCTGCTCGCTATGGGAGGCAGGCTCTAGAGTGTGTGCATACACTCCTGTCACTCATCTATCTCTTTGTACCCCCAATGCTCAATCCTGTCATCTATTCTATCAAAACGAAAGAGATTCGTAGGAGGCTTTGTAAAATGCTACTGGGAGCCAGGTTTTAA